Proteins from a single region of Primulina tabacum isolate GXHZ01 chromosome 5, ASM2559414v2, whole genome shotgun sequence:
- the LOC142545408 gene encoding uncharacterized protein LOC142545408 — MKNRSHRLSTSEANEDWVDGSWTVDCVCGVNFDDGEEMVNCDECGVWVHTRCSRYVKSEKSFACDKCKSRKNGTSGVGDDSEETEVAEFLVELPTKTLRMSNTNPASASSRKPARLLTDIPMEERVHVQGVPGGDPGLFSGIKTLSIFGPELWKATGYVPKKFNFQYSEFPSSSYGELEEKKEDFVTKRSEEDANHCDNNAGILLSLSKEGGNTLPTPIVDAVGIKSPERGVCFEKVAPRQRKKSDSENTDFICSEDNLNHRRSVQPILLHCGKRKKETSGASKDQSAKKKARSNEKGGDVKKRGAHASKEDEGLKVNNGAQCGRGVLGDQQSYGLGECATNLASNGRVLDSFIGNDVSSDGISKKGNKEVQVPVRSVSLSDSCNKGSDINSGSLSVKEEGQDIIQSCKDIGGGSGVGISTHNKDSLVGNVTIAGPNAKEAKNGQDSNIEEASSCPNKKLKAEVDVDDFGSLPLDRVKLNTAKPDSHRPESSDFIFSENCKVIISSGSEAADHRADADNKNPNVAIITKADQSDDSLCNPYHSKQEQTGSEGSMGARKRSSELAHTSEVAKEILKSSNAVTTNSTSYQRKVVVSVGKSTTSASTLSKFSDNHLKSTTQNPKKKDLSESTAETTKDNSANDLVRDAGKCGRPRKFVKESSRLNSPSEMSQSTKLSQTSDSKKIYSDSKEFALHSSSKVPMISKVKTVPGSAECAHPTQADGSTNLQSKAAASFVPSKADKFYHSGSHPSSRGNLASVAAPSPSNVPAALSDEELAFLLHQELNSSPRVPRVPRIRHAGSLPQLASPTATSMLMKRTSSSGGKDHGMSSRRKVKDFSRDGSHHSQERDNEAKKMDRKPSSPESRRRDTGCSLDRLSRREINGGSDKAVHSMKMRKVSSSLSSSSDANGRNVSSSHPSSRNSSDDDPQILGHPTSRTLPGLIAEIMSEGKRMTYEELCNAVLPHWPHLRKHNGERYAYSSHSQAVLDCLRNRSEWARLVDRGPKTSGSRKRRKLDTDSVSIDSEDNEESRGKDAGSKSFESQQEEFPKGKRKARTRGRLALAGRGIVRRRRRADVVSDDESESFSSSSEDSMSSEEEIQGGGTSIVGNEASASSEEGQ; from the exons ATGAAAAATCGTTCGCATAGGCTTTCCACATCGGAAGCAAATGAGGACTGGGTTGACGGATCATGGACAGTTGACTGCGTATGCGGTGTGAATTTCGATGATGGTGAGGAGATGGTGAATTGCGATGAGTGCGGGGTGTGGGTTCACACACGATGCTCGCGCTATGTCAAAAGTGAAAAATCTTTTGCTTGTGATAAGTGTAAGAGCAGGAAAAATGGCACTAgtggtgttggagatgatagCGAGGAGACTGAAGTTGCCGAGTTTCTGGTCGAGTTGCCTACCAAAACGTTGAGGATGAGCAATACAAACCCAGCAAGTGCCTCCTCACGTAAGCCAGCTAGGCTTTTGACTGATATACCTATGGAGGAGAGGGTTCACGTGCAAGGGGTCCCCGGTGGAGATCCTGGATTGTTTTCTGGGATTAAAACGTTGTCTATTTTTGGCCCTGAGCTGTGGAAGGCTACTGGATACGTGCCTAAAAAGTTTAATTTTCAGTATTCCGAATTTCCTTCCTCTAGTTATGGTGAGCTAGAGGAAAAGAAAGAAGATTTTGTCACAAAGAGAAGTGAAGAAGATGCGAATCATTGTGATAATAATGCTGGGATTTTACTCTCTTTGTCAAAGGAGGGGGGAAATACCTTGCCTACTCCAATAGTGGATGCTGTTGGTATAAAAAGTCCCGAAAGAGGTGTCTGTTTTGAGAAAGTGGCTCCAAGACAGAGGAAGAAATCTGATAGTGAAAATACTGATTTTATTTGCTCTGAGGATAATTTGAATCATAGAAGATCAGTGCAGCCTATTTTATTACACTGTGGCAAGCGCAAAAAAGAGACATCCGGTGCTTCCAAGGATCAGAGTGCGAAGAAAAAGGCAAGGAGCAATGAGAAAGGGGGAGATGTTAAAAAGCGAGGTGCCCATGCTTCTAAAGAAG ATGAAGGGCTTAAGGTCAACAATGGCGCTCAGTGTGGCAGAGGTGTTCTTGGTGATCAACAATCTTATGGTCTTGGTGAATGTGCTACAAATTTAGCATCTAATGGGCGTGTTCTAGATTCtttcattgggaatgatgtttCAAGCGATGGGATATCAAAGAAAGGGAACAAAGAGGTTCAAGTTCCCGTGAGGTCAGTGAGTTTATCTGACTCTTGTAATAAAGGTTCAGACATCAATTCTGGGAGCCTATCTGTGAAAGAGGAG gGTCAAGATATTATTCAGAGTTGTAAGGATATTGGAGGAGGATCTGGAGTAGGAATTAGCACACATAACAAGGATTCATTGGTTGGAAATGTGACAATTGCTGGTCCAAATGCTAAAGAGGCTAAAAATGGCCAAGATTCGAACATTGAGGAGGCCAGCTCATGCCCTAATAAGAAATTGAAAGCAGAGGTAGATGTTGATGATTTTGGGTCTTTACCTTTGGATCGTGTGAAGTTGAACACTGCAAAGCCTGATAGTCATCGTCCAGAATCCTCTGATTTTATTTTCTCTGAAAATTGTAAAGTGATTATTTCATCAGGTTCTGAAGCAGCTGACCACAGGGCGGATGCTGATAATAAGAATCCAAATGTTGCTATTATTACTAAAGCAGATCAATCTGATGATTCACTTTGTAATCCCTATCATTCCAAGCAAGAACAAACAGGTTCAGAGGGTTCCATGGGAGCAAGAAAAAGGTCTTCTGAACTTGCACACACTTCAGAAGTGGCTAAGGAAATACTTAAATCGAGTAAtgcagtcacaaccaattcaaCATCTTACCAACGTAAAGTGGTGGTTTCAGTGGGAAAGTCCACAACTTCAGCCAGTACCTTGTCCAAATTCTCTGACAATCATTTGAAATCAACTACTCAAAACCCTAAGAAGAAGGATTTATCTGAAAGCACTGCTGAAACTACTAAAGACAATTCAGCTAATGATTTGGTGAGGGATGCCGGAAAATGTGGCAGACCTAGGAAGTTTGTGAAAGAATCTTCAAGGTTGAACTCTCCGTCAGAAATGTCACAGTCAACTAAGTTGTCACAGACTTCAGATTCCAAGAAAATATATTCTGATTCTAAGGAATTCGCTCTTCATTCTTCTTCCAAAGTACCAATGATATCTAAGGTAAAAACTGTCCCAGGTTCTGCGGAATGTGCTCATCCTACACAGGCTGATGGTTCCACAAACCTGCAGAGTAAAGCTGCTGCTTCATTTGTACCTAGCAAAGCTGACAAGTTTTATCATTCTGGTAGTCATCCATCTTCTAGAGGAAATTTGGCTTCAGTGGCTGCGCCATCTCCATCAAATGTTCCTGCTGCCTTGAGCGATGAAGAG CTTGCTTTTCTGTTGCATCAAGAACTAAATAGCTCCCCTCGAGTTCCTAGAGTTCCACGCATTCGTCATGCTGGCAGTTTACCTCAGCTAGCATCGCCAACTGCAACAAGCATGCTGATGAAGCGAACATCTAGCAGTGGTGGAAAAGATCATGGCATG TCTTCTAGGAGAAAAGTCAAGGATTTTTCTAGGGATGGTTCACATCATAGTCAAGAGAGAGACAACGAGGCTAAGAAGATGGACCGAAAGCCTTCTTCACCTGAAAGCAGGAGGCGAGATACTGGATGCAGCCTTGATCGGCTTTCTAGAAGAGAAATAAATGGTGGTTCAGATAAGGCAGTGCACTCCATGAAGATGAGAAAAGTGAGCAGCTCTTTATCATCTTCCAGTGATGCCAATGGACGCAATGTATCATCCAGTCACCCCTCATCTAGGAATTCCTCTGATGATGATCCACAGATACTTGGGCATCCAACCAGTCGTACTTTACCAG GTTTGATTGCTGAGATTATGAGTGAAGGAAAGCGCATGACTTACGAAGAACTCTGCAATGCTGTTCTTCCG CATTGGCCACACTTGAGGAAGCACAATGGAGAGCGTTATGCATATTCTAGTCACTCGCAGGCTGTACTTGATTGCTTGAGGAACAGAAGCGAATGGGCTCGTTTGGTTGATCGTGGTCCCAAA ACCAGTGGAAG